The genomic window ATGAGATGTATTTAAATGATTTAATAAAACAGGCAAAGAAAGAAGGATTAAAGGGTTGAACCATAACATGAGATGTATTTAAATCTTGCATTTTGCCAGTCATTTTTAGCCTTTTTTATGGTTGAACCATAACATGAGATGAATATTTTTCTGATTACTAGCATCTAGAAAAGAAGCTAGAATAATAATTCCGATGTTATGTTTAAGAAATATGCTATATATATAAGATTCTACCAAGACTCTATAATATGAATTTATTATAGAGTCTTGGTAGAAATTTTGTTTTTTTGAGGAGCTCACAGTTTATGATATTAAGAGTTTTAAGATATTTGGAGAAACGATAAAAACTTTGACATTTACCATATATTCCTATAATATAAAAATGTATTTATGTGGAGAGTGAGCAATTTTATGTATTTAAGTAAAATGCATAATTAACAACTCCAATTAGCATGCAGCTATATGATTTTGAAATTATGCAATTCCTTTATTTCATAAATCATAAAACATTTACTAAAAATTAGCAAATAGAAGAGATTACAAACTTATTATGAGAGGAGTAACAAGCTAGGATATATAATAAGTAGTTAATGTAACATGAATATCAAGTGTTAATACATAAAATAAATTAAGGGAAGGAACACAAAAATGGGATATTTAATAGATGTTGAAACTCTAGTTTTAGGAGTTCCAATATGTTTGATAGTATTAGCAATAAGTATATTTAAAAAACATAAAAAGGACATAAAAATCAATTGGATTAGAGAAGGTGTAAAATTTATCTTTACATTGTATGTTTTCTTATTAGTAGGAGTTACTTTATTTCCCATAAGCATAGGGATTAAACATAGTACTGAATATTTTAGATTTCCAATAAATTTAATACCATTCAAAGAGGTAGTCAAAAGAATAAGTGAAATCGGAACCGCTTATAATGGGGATATAGGTTTTCAGATGAGTATAATATTAAGAAATGTAGGTGGAAATTTAATATTATTAATACCCTTAGGAGTAATGTCACCGATAATATGGAAAAAGTTCACTCAAATAAAGATGGTTATCATAGAAGGATTTGTAGTATCTGCAAGTATAGAGTTGCTACAACTTGT from Clostridium sp. MB40-C1 includes these protein-coding regions:
- a CDS encoding VanZ family protein, which encodes MGYLIDVETLVLGVPICLIVLAISIFKKHKKDIKINWIREGVKFIFTLYVFLLVGVTLFPISIGIKHSTEYFRFPINLIPFKEVVKRISEIGTAYNGDIGFQMSIILRNVGGNLILLIPLGVMSPIIWKKFTQIKMVIIEGFVVSASIELLQLVEILCGIGLRVVDIDDVILNVLGVIIGYLIYRSIFYISNKYNIKFMINMFAENTKKQQSNSDSIFSS